TCGCCACCACCTCCCCGGACCACCGGGTGGTGCGGATCCCGTTGCGGGACAAGCCGGTGCCGTCGCGGAGCGTCCTCACCTGCGTGCGCGGCGGTAGCCGAGGACAACCGGCCATCGCGGCCGTCCTCCGAGCGCTGGAGGACGTCGTGCGCGACCGGCGGGGCGCCAGCGGGCGCGGCTGACGCCACGCCGGGTCAGGCCTCGCCGCGCAGGGCCGGGCGCAGGCGGTCGAGCACCGCCGGGTCCTCGATGGTGGACGGGACCTTGGTGTCACCGCTGTCGGCGATCTCGCGCATCGACTTGCGCAGGATCTTGCCCGAGCGCGTCTTGGGCAGCCCGTCGACCACCGCGACCTCGCGGAAGGCCGCCACCGGGCCGATCTGCTCGCGCACCGCCGCGACCAGCTCCGCCCGCAGCACCTCCGGATCGATGTCCACACCGGACTTGAGCACCACCAGCCCGCGCGGCACCTGCCCCTTCAGCGCGTCGCGCACCCCGATCACGGCGCACTCGGCGACCGCGGGGTGCGCCGCCAGCACCGCTTCCATCGAGCCGGTGGACAACCGGTGCCCGGCGACGTTGATCACGTCGTCGGTTCGGCCCATCACGAACACGTACCCGTCGGCGTCGACGTAGCCGTTGTCGCCGGTCAGGTAGTAGCCGGGGTAGCGCGACAGGTACGACTCGCGGAACCGCTCGTCATCGCCCCACAGCGTCGGCAGCGTTCCCGGCGGCAGCGGCAGCCGGATGCAGATCGCGCCGTCGGTCTCCGGCGGCAGCGGGTTGCCCGCCTGGTCCAGCACCACCACGTCGTAGCCGGGCACCGCCACCGTCGGCGAACCCGGCTTGACCGGCATCGGCTCCAGCCCGCGCAGGTTCGCGCAGATCGGCCAGCCCGTCTCGGTCTGCCACCAGTGGTCGATCACCGGCACGCCGAGGTGCTCGGCCGCCCAGTGGTAGGTCTCCGGGTCCAGCCGCTCGCCGGCCAGGAACAACGTCCGCAGGCTGGAGATGTCGTGCTCGGCCAGCAGCTCGGCCCGCGGGTCCACCCGCTTGATCGCCCGGAACGCGGTCGGTGCGGTGAACAGCGCCTTGACCCGGTGATCGGCGATGACCCGCCAGAACGCGCCCGCGTCCGGCGTGCCCACCGGCTTGCCCTCGTAGACCACCGTGGTGGCCCCGGTCAGCAGCGGCGCGTAGACGATGTAGGAGTGGCCGACCACCCAGCCGACGTCGGAGGCGGTCCAGAACACCTCGCCCGGCCCGATGTCGTAGATGTTGGCCATCGACCAGCGCAGCGCCACCGCGTGCCCGCCGTTGTCCCGCACCACGCCCTTCGGGCGGCCCGTGGTGCCCGAGGTGTAGAGCACGTACAGCGGATCGGTGGCCTTGACCGGGACGCACTCGGCCGGTTCGGCCTGCGCCAGCGCGTCGTCCCAGTCCACGTCCCGCTCGCCGAGCTCGGCCCGCGCCTGCTCGCGCTGGAACACGATGACGCGCTTCGGCTGGTGCTCGGTCAGCCGCAGCGCCTCGTCGACGATCGGCTTGTACTCGACGACCCGGTTGGGCTCCAGCCCGCAGGACGCCGCGACGACCACGGTCGGCCGGGCGTCCTCGATGCGCGCGGCCAGCTCCTTCGGCGCGAAGCCGCCGAAGACCACCGAGTGCACCGCGCCGATGCGGGCGCAGGCCAGCATCGCGATCGCGGCCTCCGGGATCATCGGCAGGTAGAGCACCACGCGGTCACCGCGCTGCACGCCCTGCGCGCGCAGCGCCCCGGCGAACAGCGCCACCCGCTCCAGCAGCTCCCGGTAGGTCCAGCGGACGACCTGGCCGGTCATCGCCGAGTCCCAGATCAGCGCGTCCTGCTCGCCGCGGCCGTCGCGGACGTGCCGGTCCAGCGCGTTGAAGCAGGTGTTGAGCTCCCCGTCGGGGAACCAGCGGAAGAACGGGTCGGCGTCGCGGTCGAGGGCGCGCGACGGTTCGCGCTCCCACTCGATCGCCGCCGCCGCGTCGAGCCAGAAACCCTCCGGGTCGGTCAAGCTCCGCCGGTGGGCCTCGGCATAGGCACCCATGACCAACTACCTCCCGCATCCGCCGCCAATTGCCTGTCGTCCTACCGCACAACCACCGGGTGCGCCAGAGCCGTTGTACCGCGGCGCGAACAGGTGTCCCCGGTGAGCGGTTCGCCCGAGTTCGGCGGGGCGTAGCGCTCGGCCTATCGCCGACGGCAGCTCGGCGACGGAACGCGTCCGCTGGGCGCTGCGGTCCGGCTTCGGCGCGACGCAGCGCGCATGACCGATCACAATCGACTCCGAGTCTGAGATCGGGCTAACAAAAGTGCGCGCCGCGCCGACAACAGAAGCAGAAAACGGAGGTGCTGCAACGATGAGCACGGAACCGGCCCGGTCCCCCGAGGCATCCACCGCACAGGTCGAAAC
This portion of the Saccharopolyspora antimicrobica genome encodes:
- a CDS encoding propionyl-CoA synthetase; its protein translation is MGAYAEAHRRSLTDPEGFWLDAAAAIEWEREPSRALDRDADPFFRWFPDGELNTCFNALDRHVRDGRGEQDALIWDSAMTGQVVRWTYRELLERVALFAGALRAQGVQRGDRVVLYLPMIPEAAIAMLACARIGAVHSVVFGGFAPKELAARIEDARPTVVVAASCGLEPNRVVEYKPIVDEALRLTEHQPKRVIVFQREQARAELGERDVDWDDALAQAEPAECVPVKATDPLYVLYTSGTTGRPKGVVRDNGGHAVALRWSMANIYDIGPGEVFWTASDVGWVVGHSYIVYAPLLTGATTVVYEGKPVGTPDAGAFWRVIADHRVKALFTAPTAFRAIKRVDPRAELLAEHDISSLRTLFLAGERLDPETYHWAAEHLGVPVIDHWWQTETGWPICANLRGLEPMPVKPGSPTVAVPGYDVVVLDQAGNPLPPETDGAICIRLPLPPGTLPTLWGDDERFRESYLSRYPGYYLTGDNGYVDADGYVFVMGRTDDVINVAGHRLSTGSMEAVLAAHPAVAECAVIGVRDALKGQVPRGLVVLKSGVDIDPEVLRAELVAAVREQIGPVAAFREVAVVDGLPKTRSGKILRKSMREIADSGDTKVPSTIEDPAVLDRLRPALRGEA